One genomic region from Rothia dentocariosa ATCC 17931 encodes:
- the tpiA gene encoding triose-phosphate isomerase — MSRKPLIAGNWKMNLNHAEAVTLVQKLAWTLDDSNFDFTKTEVAVFPPFTDIRSVQTLIEGDKLSIEYGGQDLSVHESGAYTGEISGAFLQKLGAKYVLVGHSERRTYHHESDELCAAKVQAAYTYDLTPVLCVGEALEVREAGTHVDFTLEQLRGSIAGLSAKQAETLVVAYEPVWAIGTGKVATADDAQEMSAAIRAEFEKLYSADVAQKVRILYGGSVKSSSAPSIMGKEDVDGVLVGGASLQAEEFAAIARFDA; from the coding sequence ATGTCGCGCAAACCGCTGATCGCCGGTAACTGGAAGATGAATCTTAACCATGCTGAAGCCGTTACGTTGGTTCAGAAGCTAGCATGGACTCTTGATGATTCGAATTTTGATTTTACAAAGACTGAAGTAGCGGTATTCCCTCCCTTTACCGATATTCGCTCCGTACAAACCCTCATTGAAGGTGACAAACTGAGTATTGAGTATGGCGGTCAGGATCTTTCTGTACATGAATCCGGTGCGTATACCGGAGAGATCTCTGGTGCTTTTTTGCAAAAACTTGGTGCGAAATACGTTCTCGTAGGACACTCTGAGCGTCGCACTTACCATCACGAAAGTGATGAACTATGCGCTGCTAAGGTACAGGCTGCTTACACCTATGATTTGACTCCGGTACTGTGCGTTGGTGAAGCTCTGGAAGTTCGTGAGGCTGGCACTCATGTGGACTTTACCCTTGAGCAGCTTCGCGGTTCTATTGCAGGCTTGAGCGCCAAGCAAGCAGAAACTCTCGTGGTTGCGTATGAACCTGTATGGGCAATTGGCACTGGTAAGGTCGCAACTGCTGATGATGCGCAGGAAATGTCTGCGGCTATACGTGCTGAATTTGAAAAGCTCTACTCCGCAGACGTTGCTCAGAAGGTTCGTATTCTCTACGGTGGATCGGTTAAGTCTTCTTCTGCACCCTCTATTATGGGGAAAGAAGACGTGGATGGTGTGCTGGTAGGCGGCGCATCCCTTCAGGCTGAAGAGTTTGCAGCAATTGCGCGTTTTGATGCATAG
- a CDS encoding DUF6176 family protein: protein MQVELTRFRVRKGQEERAVEWMHFLCQNMDAVEQTLAPEKMYVETIFSEVRDGHMYLYWYSVQGQGAQPVEESEHWVDKEHLRFWREVIDPTPGENLTMEVLMMLPDVRKVASG, encoded by the coding sequence ATGCAGGTTGAGCTCACCAGATTTCGGGTGCGAAAAGGTCAAGAAGAGCGAGCTGTAGAATGGATGCATTTTCTTTGCCAGAATATGGATGCCGTTGAGCAGACTTTAGCGCCCGAGAAAATGTATGTCGAAACGATCTTTTCGGAGGTTCGTGATGGGCATATGTACTTGTACTGGTACAGCGTACAGGGGCAGGGAGCACAACCTGTAGAAGAATCAGAGCACTGGGTGGATAAGGAGCATTTAAGATTCTGGCGCGAGGTTATTGACCCTACTCCGGGAGAAAATCTAACGATGGAGGTTCTGATGATGCTACCAGATGTTCGTAAAGTTGCCTCAGGGTAA
- a CDS encoding BCCT family transporter, producing the protein MKSRKYTSVFIGSLIISLILVALGFVPGYGEIAENWRSLIGTDFGWFYLLLVTLIVFVCGFFVLSPMGQIKLGEPDSKPEYSTGSWIAMLFSAGMGIGLVFYGSAEPLSHFASKTPHAEPGSQQAMADSFQFTFFHWGIHAWAVYGIVAMALAYFGFRKEEKYLLSVTLKPLFGKKTDGWLGYIIDIITVVATVIGVATTLGFGAIQINGGLSYLTHNAIPNEMWVQVIIIVVTTGLFVLSALSGLGKGIKILSNVNMVLAIALLAIAIVVGPTVKIFDNMTESIGLYLHEFFGMSFRTAAFNSGERSWIDTWTIFYWAWWISWSPFVGIFIARISKGRSIREFITVVLLIPTVLSFIWFSAFGTMANTVQQNGTADLTSLKVEETLFGTFSHYPLGILMSIIAIVLIFTFFITSADSATYVLSMLSEDGKLIPTNGKKVVWGAIVAGIAMALLFAGGLKALQSTLIIIALPFAVVIALIVVALIVEVYHEKVQMGLSISPKRYPEKGQPFKSYEPYEDKDSEDAQVLEKSEAKAAGKKV; encoded by the coding sequence ATGAAATCACGCAAGTATACGTCTGTTTTTATTGGTTCATTAATTATTTCATTAATATTAGTGGCTCTGGGTTTTGTTCCGGGTTACGGGGAAATTGCCGAAAATTGGAGGTCACTGATCGGGACTGACTTCGGTTGGTTCTACCTCTTGCTTGTAACTCTTATTGTATTTGTCTGCGGCTTCTTTGTTTTGAGTCCTATGGGACAGATTAAACTGGGGGAGCCGGACTCAAAACCTGAGTATTCAACCGGATCATGGATTGCTATGCTTTTCTCGGCGGGTATGGGTATTGGTCTGGTCTTCTATGGTTCAGCTGAACCGCTTTCGCACTTTGCTAGCAAAACCCCGCATGCTGAACCCGGGTCACAGCAAGCAATGGCGGACTCTTTTCAATTTACCTTCTTCCATTGGGGTATTCACGCTTGGGCTGTGTACGGTATTGTCGCTATGGCTCTGGCATATTTTGGATTCCGTAAAGAAGAAAAGTATCTTCTCTCGGTAACTCTTAAGCCCCTTTTTGGTAAAAAAACTGATGGTTGGCTTGGCTATATTATCGACATTATTACTGTGGTAGCTACGGTTATTGGTGTGGCGACTACACTTGGTTTCGGTGCTATCCAAATCAATGGTGGGTTGAGCTATTTAACTCATAATGCTATTCCCAATGAAATGTGGGTGCAGGTCATTATTATTGTTGTGACCACCGGACTTTTTGTGCTTTCAGCTCTTTCAGGTTTGGGCAAAGGTATCAAAATTCTCTCAAACGTGAATATGGTTTTGGCTATTGCGTTGCTGGCAATCGCTATTGTGGTAGGACCCACCGTCAAAATCTTTGATAACATGACGGAATCTATCGGCCTATACCTACATGAATTCTTTGGAATGAGCTTCCGAACTGCTGCATTCAATAGTGGTGAACGTTCTTGGATTGATACCTGGACCATCTTCTACTGGGCATGGTGGATTTCCTGGTCTCCCTTCGTTGGCATCTTTATTGCTCGTATCTCCAAAGGCCGTTCAATCCGTGAATTTATTACTGTAGTACTTCTGATACCTACCGTCTTGAGCTTTATCTGGTTCTCCGCATTCGGTACTATGGCGAATACGGTACAGCAAAATGGAACAGCAGATCTGACGAGTCTGAAAGTTGAAGAGACGCTCTTTGGTACGTTTAGTCATTACCCATTGGGCATACTTATGTCGATCATCGCAATTGTTCTGATCTTTACCTTCTTCATTACCTCAGCAGACTCAGCAACTTATGTGTTGTCGATGCTCTCTGAAGATGGGAAGCTTATACCTACAAACGGTAAAAAGGTTGTGTGGGGTGCTATTGTTGCTGGTATCGCTATGGCACTGCTCTTCGCCGGTGGTCTGAAGGCCTTGCAAAGTACCTTGATTATTATTGCATTGCCATTCGCAGTTGTTATTGCGCTTATTGTGGTTGCATTGATAGTTGAGGTATATCACGAGAAGGTTCAGATGGGTCTGTCGATCTCGCCTAAACGGTACCCCGAAAAGGGACAGCCCTTCAAGTCATATGAACCTTACGAGGATAAAGATTCTGAAGATGCTCAGGTATTAGAAAAGTCTGAGGCAAAGGCAGCCGGAAAAAAGGTATAA
- the secG gene encoding preprotein translocase subunit SecG, producing MDIIMNVLLVVIVITSIITVLLVLLNRGQGGGLSDMFGGGMTSSLNSSGMASKNLIRLTITVTVIWVIAVVLYGLALRFNGQFVI from the coding sequence GTGGACATCATTATGAATGTGCTTTTGGTAGTCATCGTGATTACCAGCATTATCACCGTGCTTCTGGTGCTCTTGAACCGCGGTCAGGGTGGTGGCTTGTCCGATATGTTTGGTGGCGGTATGACCAGCTCACTGAATTCTTCAGGTATGGCTTCTAAGAACCTAATCCGTCTGACCATTACAGTTACCGTTATTTGGGTTATTGCCGTGGTGCTTTACGGCCTAGCACTACGTTTTAACGGACAATTCGTCATATAG
- a CDS encoding SWIM zinc finger family protein — MAQTLTYTYLNPSLLHEQDGSLGLALATSGGSTPEGAAAHPYFFSGFMEHPDVIAASLLVVARVARTRYYTPPGMVAAILRAADPVVTSTSEGLRFESFSACCGVYARLDVDSSALDATHSAVGVTNVDVNPPLRTALASLRAGEPLHMDVGNEGLLTTTLDGEVKEDKVPLPVRWLKGFAETQMLSSLMKPTHSLDAAAARMFIQGLPRRSATKSVMWATRAVRSLRLATRATVGSVCVAGPERLRVLEPLIRFMTRLEAYSEPVTSGNTPVSSVWVAHLPGARLSIGLSPEKSRGFSGEGSVLQALSDSSVAENADMLSVLLSFEPRIEVPVMSARSGLNETQVRDALALLASSGQVGFDVQAGEYFHRPLPVQADALQAMHPRLVGAQKLVDSSAVRDDESGTYRVQSRDTFYTVTPAEKIEEYRCTCPWWVKYRGTRGPCKHVLAVSIKRRGGLK; from the coding sequence ATGGCACAGACTCTAACCTATACATATCTAAACCCTTCTTTACTGCATGAACAAGACGGCAGTCTTGGACTTGCTTTAGCAACTAGCGGTGGCAGCACACCGGAAGGCGCGGCGGCACACCCTTACTTCTTCTCAGGATTCATGGAGCACCCTGATGTAATCGCGGCGTCGCTATTGGTGGTTGCGCGCGTGGCCCGCACCCGCTACTACACCCCACCCGGCATGGTCGCCGCCATTTTGCGGGCTGCCGACCCGGTAGTGACCAGCACCAGCGAGGGACTCCGGTTTGAATCCTTTAGCGCCTGCTGCGGTGTCTACGCCCGACTTGACGTAGACTCCTCCGCCCTAGATGCCACCCACAGTGCTGTGGGCGTGACAAATGTGGACGTAAATCCGCCGCTTCGCACTGCTTTAGCTTCTCTCCGGGCTGGCGAACCTCTCCACATGGATGTGGGGAATGAAGGGTTGCTGACCACCACCCTAGACGGTGAAGTGAAGGAAGATAAAGTGCCCCTGCCAGTACGCTGGCTCAAAGGGTTCGCCGAAACACAGATGCTCTCGTCCCTGATGAAGCCCACTCATTCTCTGGATGCGGCGGCAGCCCGCATGTTCATCCAGGGGCTGCCGCGCCGATCCGCCACGAAAAGCGTCATGTGGGCAACCCGTGCGGTGCGTTCACTGAGGCTGGCTACCCGAGCCACCGTTGGGTCGGTGTGTGTGGCCGGACCGGAGCGGCTGCGGGTGCTTGAACCGCTCATCCGATTCATGACCCGCCTAGAAGCATACAGCGAACCGGTCACCTCAGGTAACACCCCGGTGTCAAGCGTGTGGGTGGCCCACTTGCCAGGCGCGCGCCTGAGCATTGGGCTGAGTCCCGAAAAATCACGCGGATTCTCAGGAGAAGGTTCTGTGTTGCAGGCGCTCTCCGATTCGTCAGTTGCTGAAAATGCAGATATGCTCAGTGTGCTTCTCTCCTTTGAGCCGCGTATTGAGGTGCCCGTCATGTCTGCACGCAGCGGGCTGAACGAGACTCAAGTACGCGACGCCCTCGCATTACTGGCATCCTCCGGGCAGGTCGGTTTTGATGTGCAGGCGGGGGAGTACTTCCACCGGCCGCTGCCCGTGCAGGCGGATGCTCTGCAGGCTATGCATCCGCGGCTGGTGGGCGCGCAGAAACTGGTGGACTCCAGCGCGGTGCGGGATGATGAAAGCGGTACTTACCGTGTGCAGTCGCGGGACACGTTCTACACGGTAACCCCCGCCGAGAAAATCGAAGAATACCGGTGTACCTGCCCGTGGTGGGTGAAATACCGGGGCACCCGAGGCCCCTGCAAACATGTACTGGCTGTAAGTATTAAACGTCGCGGCGGGCTGAAGTAG
- a CDS encoding DUF6493 family protein, with protein sequence MMDEKNYSQHTSLGERRARLRELMKRNDATVEDYHTVISGATEKERASLARTLSPTKLSKARGEEAALAAYAVGALTSSTPRAVRIISELFHPLRDENFNIIPEPPMPATEQLWEFLTQGVIERSDEWVLHFVKECSDDWSIRSWTHLNKLMREHSLTSLSPGYLCMMMNAVPHVREKSAEEYQNIEQFFRHDPVLLEREFWDAFTAEGVLAQSKWDPTLQPEYRSSSSFSALAQVMCETFPEIRPRFLDETLKGLLRDYSAHHVRHFYRSHAALQPTPQEIKERFALYLSVLGTAYSPAIAMAQDLLEHTVYELSDAQARELIEVSATVLTRTEKKILRAQIRLLSLLLKVHPECTEQVSQTVQDAFKSMPLDLQDKAQKLINDSVQEPPIPQNAAGSITVPDITPKDREPQGCLTPRPPITTDRELMECLAATFQGGDGTDIPRILEYLEHAESLEINGAEQKLLWEARELLIEESFGIYTLSSPNIPYLAIAALIKNGQIQHADIAEIPIIPTWYTERLYLSDEHGDPVIVDEQTAKKYHPRPFNVKATGTELRLNERGPHMLLMEQLFALIFAGQDAETSVVAAPFAPQRVALERTTGTVLTQYWESLYLAREHSFPLQFPLWVGTDTPDAAALSVEAAAFNTNSTQIEYVHRMVESKYYPSYRTVMGWYGWLMQNNPDIFSAQTMPILVAAIHAHNAYGADIIMRILGDMHRVLGAASYSSLGLGASAKTTEVRANAAEALASLVDRGMFDTTLFAKELYWLLGQHHVMAQRIEQTFRDAASISPLAGWRIMQVLEGILPAVGEVNRGGTLVQLLAQLAGEYGVSIEIPEVLRPKMKGSTVLAKSLRALEKLQPHPTELAEQARDQAQELLDQHRCAQP encoded by the coding sequence ATGATGGACGAGAAGAACTATTCGCAGCACACGAGCCTTGGAGAGCGTCGCGCCCGCCTGCGGGAGCTCATGAAACGTAACGATGCTACCGTTGAGGACTATCACACAGTGATTAGCGGTGCGACAGAGAAAGAACGCGCGTCGTTGGCAAGGACGCTATCACCCACGAAACTTTCGAAAGCCCGAGGGGAGGAAGCAGCCCTGGCCGCATATGCAGTAGGGGCTTTAACCTCTTCGACTCCGCGTGCGGTAAGGATCATAAGTGAACTTTTTCATCCTCTTCGAGATGAGAATTTTAATATTATTCCTGAGCCGCCTATGCCTGCTACTGAGCAGCTCTGGGAATTCTTAACTCAAGGGGTAATAGAACGATCCGATGAGTGGGTTCTGCATTTTGTTAAAGAATGTTCAGACGATTGGTCCATACGTTCCTGGACACACCTTAATAAACTTATGCGTGAACATTCGCTGACGAGCTTATCGCCAGGGTATCTTTGCATGATGATGAATGCCGTCCCACACGTGAGAGAAAAGTCTGCGGAAGAGTATCAGAATATAGAGCAGTTCTTCCGTCACGATCCTGTGCTGCTGGAACGAGAATTTTGGGATGCTTTCACAGCTGAAGGGGTACTCGCACAGTCTAAGTGGGATCCCACCTTGCAGCCTGAATATCGAAGTTCGTCGTCATTTTCGGCTCTTGCTCAGGTCATGTGCGAGACTTTTCCAGAGATTCGCCCCAGGTTCTTGGATGAAACGCTCAAAGGTCTCCTGCGCGACTACTCGGCCCACCACGTGCGGCATTTTTATCGGTCCCATGCTGCTCTGCAGCCAACACCTCAAGAAATTAAGGAGCGTTTTGCGCTCTACCTTTCGGTGCTGGGGACGGCGTATAGCCCAGCTATTGCCATGGCGCAAGATCTGCTGGAGCATACAGTTTACGAGCTTTCCGATGCGCAAGCACGTGAGCTCATTGAGGTTTCAGCAACAGTGCTGACGCGTACCGAAAAGAAAATTCTGCGCGCTCAGATACGGCTTCTTTCTCTACTGCTTAAAGTTCACCCCGAATGTACTGAACAAGTAAGCCAGACAGTACAGGATGCTTTCAAGTCTATGCCATTGGACCTTCAAGACAAGGCCCAGAAGCTCATCAACGATTCGGTGCAGGAGCCACCCATACCTCAGAACGCAGCGGGGAGCATCACGGTACCGGATATCACCCCGAAGGATCGTGAACCGCAGGGGTGCTTGACGCCTCGACCGCCTATTACTACGGATCGGGAACTAATGGAATGCCTGGCAGCAACCTTCCAAGGAGGCGATGGCACCGATATTCCGCGTATCCTGGAGTACTTGGAACATGCCGAGAGTCTGGAAATAAACGGTGCAGAGCAGAAGCTTCTCTGGGAAGCTCGTGAACTTCTCATAGAAGAATCATTCGGTATTTATACCCTCTCCAGTCCCAATATCCCGTACCTTGCCATTGCGGCACTCATCAAAAACGGGCAGATACAACACGCTGATATTGCTGAGATACCGATCATCCCCACCTGGTATACAGAACGTCTCTACCTAAGCGATGAGCACGGGGACCCGGTGATAGTAGATGAACAGACGGCTAAGAAGTATCACCCTCGTCCTTTTAACGTAAAAGCTACAGGGACAGAACTTCGTCTCAATGAGCGCGGACCTCACATGCTGCTGATGGAGCAGTTGTTCGCCCTGATTTTTGCGGGTCAAGACGCAGAAACCAGCGTAGTGGCTGCGCCTTTTGCGCCCCAGCGAGTAGCCCTTGAACGCACTACGGGTACAGTCCTCACCCAGTATTGGGAATCGCTATATCTTGCTCGGGAGCACAGCTTCCCTCTGCAATTCCCGCTGTGGGTTGGAACGGATACGCCCGATGCTGCCGCGCTCTCCGTTGAAGCTGCTGCGTTTAACACCAATAGCACGCAAATCGAGTACGTGCACCGTATGGTGGAATCAAAATACTATCCTTCGTACCGCACGGTCATGGGGTGGTACGGCTGGCTGATGCAGAACAACCCAGATATTTTCAGCGCACAGACCATGCCTATTCTTGTGGCAGCTATCCATGCCCATAATGCTTATGGCGCCGATATCATCATGCGCATCCTAGGCGATATGCACCGAGTACTGGGCGCTGCCTCCTACAGCTCACTCGGGCTTGGTGCCAGCGCTAAAACTACCGAAGTGCGCGCCAATGCTGCGGAGGCGCTCGCCTCCCTGGTGGATCGGGGCATGTTCGATACTACTTTATTCGCCAAAGAACTGTATTGGTTGTTGGGCCAGCACCACGTGATGGCTCAACGAATTGAGCAGACATTTAGGGATGCTGCGTCGATTAGCCCCTTGGCGGGCTGGCGGATTATGCAGGTACTAGAAGGCATACTGCCTGCCGTGGGCGAGGTGAACAGAGGCGGTACGCTGGTGCAGCTTTTAGCGCAATTAGCGGGGGAGTACGGTGTCAGTATCGAGATTCCTGAGGTTTTGCGGCCCAAAATGAAAGGATCGACCGTGCTGGCGAAAAGTCTGCGTGCGCTTGAAAAGCTGCAGCCTCATCCGACCGAGCTTGCGGAGCAGGCCCGAGACCAAGCCCAAGAACTGCTGGACCAACACCGCTGCGCACAACCCTAA
- a CDS encoding DUF6493 family protein — MTPKIPQPSLTERRARLRELLKRDDATFWQYHEVLTGATEDERKSLARTLSIKKLIDRYSREGTTEQRLVCVYTAAALGGTFKHVGVELLNLIGRGLPGEANWKFSTAESEQYLSQRTEAMMLGLSERDNTWITGFVNERGYGRFGYDLPTLWVQIHQLLHERGLTNTTRSYLWGFVTAVPDMYIGSSENREEVISFFKNNPQTLEHEMWACFTDEGLLRKEWSGRENADTLALFHMLQENFDGFRDRLLTECLKAMLRDFSAKNTSIFHHIYRGMNPTPDENLGNTNLLTSVLTTVPSTSVGLAQEMLMSCVEKLTEPQIHDLLNVSRTVMLRTEKKILRAQIALLGAIARTHPEYTQDVDGLMRETAESLPPDLQPAAQTLMSPAEAAADKTSAPSHAEQVMGSVMIPENLPQLLEQHVSTPQVHIYKSDAEFMDGLIPCLQGTGDGSQLPQLIDYLAHNPRITLDTAQQDFLAERCVNSGIRSGTHALGNYLMYRVIAPHRKLFKKLPQGFTGYRHEFHTDPQTGETIQPYQVEHTGSLGRQKPRIEKTTTNYRGPAGLCQEQINCLEHPENLVFAPIPHAEESTWTRHVEPLTYRPRPHNMYDQAYAEAPNGSLMMWLIEDHELPTAQMPFAQAALNTAGIPEEFMHRAVQAIDDFHCTLIQWYAWLLQNNPNTLAAQSMPFVTTTGFQKHVKGLDALLDTITHTHQVLQDPAYSVLGWLTGAAAAEHRALTAESIAALAGRGMLDTSLLANELAYLLRGGWVKPIRAASCLQDAASISPLAGWRIVQVLENMLPMVGEINRGSALVQLLLQLAGEYGVSIKIPEVLQPKMKGSTVLVKNLRALEKLEPHPTELAEKARQHAQNLLDKRLGRDITVKKEERNAN; from the coding sequence ATGACACCAAAAATACCGCAACCTAGTCTTACGGAACGTCGCGCCCGCCTGCGGGAGTTGCTGAAACGTGACGATGCCACCTTCTGGCAATACCATGAAGTTCTCACCGGTGCCACCGAGGATGAGCGCAAGAGCCTTGCACGCACACTTTCCATTAAAAAGCTCATAGACCGCTACAGCCGTGAAGGAACGACCGAGCAGCGGCTTGTGTGCGTCTACACGGCGGCCGCACTGGGTGGAACCTTCAAACATGTGGGTGTTGAGCTCTTAAACCTCATCGGCCGGGGATTACCCGGTGAGGCGAACTGGAAGTTTTCAACCGCTGAATCGGAACAATACCTTAGCCAACGCACAGAAGCCATGATGCTTGGACTCAGCGAACGTGATAACACCTGGATAACCGGGTTCGTTAACGAGCGTGGCTATGGCAGGTTTGGTTACGACTTGCCCACGCTCTGGGTGCAGATACATCAGCTTCTTCACGAACGCGGACTTACCAATACCACGCGCTCCTACCTCTGGGGGTTCGTGACGGCCGTTCCTGACATGTACATTGGCTCATCCGAGAACCGGGAAGAGGTTATCTCTTTCTTCAAGAACAACCCTCAGACGCTAGAACACGAAATGTGGGCGTGTTTCACAGATGAAGGGCTTCTGCGGAAAGAGTGGTCAGGGCGTGAAAACGCGGACACGCTCGCTCTCTTCCACATGCTGCAGGAGAATTTTGACGGATTCCGTGACCGCCTGCTTACTGAATGTCTGAAGGCGATGCTCCGCGACTTTTCTGCCAAGAACACCAGTATCTTTCACCACATCTATCGGGGGATGAACCCCACCCCAGACGAGAACCTTGGTAACACCAATCTGCTCACCTCAGTGCTCACTACCGTTCCCTCAACCTCCGTGGGATTGGCTCAAGAAATGTTGATGTCATGCGTCGAAAAGCTGACCGAACCCCAGATTCATGACTTACTTAATGTCTCTCGCACCGTGATGCTTCGCACCGAGAAGAAAATACTCCGGGCGCAGATCGCACTCCTTGGCGCTATTGCTAGAACGCACCCCGAGTATACTCAAGATGTGGACGGCTTGATGAGGGAAACCGCAGAATCTCTCCCGCCTGATCTGCAGCCCGCTGCGCAAACACTCATGTCTCCTGCTGAAGCCGCGGCGGATAAAACTAGCGCACCGTCTCACGCGGAGCAAGTAATGGGCAGCGTCATGATTCCCGAGAATCTGCCGCAACTTTTAGAGCAGCACGTTTCAACCCCACAGGTGCATATTTATAAGAGTGATGCTGAGTTTATGGATGGTCTTATTCCCTGTCTCCAAGGCACAGGTGACGGTTCGCAGCTCCCGCAACTCATTGATTATTTAGCGCATAATCCTCGCATTACTCTTGATACGGCCCAGCAGGACTTTCTGGCTGAACGATGCGTGAATTCCGGTATCCGCTCGGGTACTCATGCGTTAGGCAACTATCTGATGTACCGGGTGATTGCCCCGCACCGAAAACTTTTTAAAAAACTGCCGCAAGGTTTTACCGGGTACCGGCATGAATTCCATACCGACCCCCAGACTGGCGAAACCATCCAGCCCTACCAGGTTGAACACACTGGATCTCTGGGGCGTCAAAAACCCCGTATAGAGAAAACGACCACAAATTATCGTGGACCGGCGGGGCTCTGTCAAGAGCAGATTAACTGTTTAGAACATCCAGAAAACCTTGTATTTGCGCCTATACCTCACGCAGAAGAGAGCACCTGGACACGCCATGTTGAACCTCTCACTTACCGCCCGCGTCCTCACAATATGTACGACCAAGCCTATGCTGAGGCTCCTAACGGCAGCCTGATGATGTGGCTTATTGAAGATCACGAACTACCGACCGCACAGATGCCTTTCGCACAGGCGGCTCTGAACACGGCAGGCATTCCGGAAGAGTTTATGCACCGTGCTGTTCAGGCAATCGACGATTTTCACTGTACCCTTATACAATGGTATGCGTGGCTTCTGCAGAATAACCCCAATACATTGGCAGCGCAGAGCATGCCGTTCGTCACTACAACAGGATTCCAGAAACACGTCAAGGGGCTTGACGCCCTACTGGATACCATCACCCACACACATCAGGTTCTGCAAGACCCCGCCTATTCCGTGTTGGGCTGGCTAACTGGTGCAGCAGCAGCTGAGCACAGGGCTCTCACCGCCGAATCTATTGCCGCTCTTGCGGGTCGCGGAATGCTTGACACTTCTTTACTTGCGAATGAACTGGCCTACCTGCTCCGAGGGGGATGGGTTAAACCGATACGGGCAGCCAGCTGTTTACAGGACGCTGCATCCATTAGCCCGCTGGCGGGGTGGCGAATTGTGCAGGTGCTAGAGAACATGCTGCCTATGGTAGGTGAGATAAATCGGGGCAGTGCCCTGGTGCAGCTTTTATTGCAATTAGCGGGGGAGTACGGGGTGAGTATCAAGATTCCTGAGGTTTTGCAGCCGAAGATGAAAGGCTCGACCGTGCTGGTGAAGAATTTGCGGGCGCTCGAAAAGTTAGAACCGCATCCGACGGAGCTTGCAGAAAAGGCGCGGCAGCACGCTCAGAATCTTCTAGATAAGCGCCTCGGCAGGGATATTACCGTGAAAAAGGAGGAGAGGAATGCAAACTAA